In one Trichocoleus sp. genomic region, the following are encoded:
- a CDS encoding pentapeptide repeat-containing protein, giving the protein MAIVSLVLAQVPGAVLFGDRVALADEGGSSVLIRQGFNQAIGTDSQSLLNSYQNQIYDMVVGQNLKQAPQGSDVRSQATENTLNTLNRLDGQRKGQLIKFLLESNLISSEEAVILLSGADLSNSDLSGANLAKTDLSGADLSNAKLSRTNFSDAKLFRVNFGRADLNFSNLSNTELFRSNFTNAKLFFSNLSSADLNGADLTSADLFLANLKGTNLNNTNLTNASLSYANLTEADLGFATLSGANLSFSTLVKASLKGANLSSANLQNADLSNADLSGSSLQGANLSGVNLKGADLSGTDLSGAKFSKTIMPDGTVRNQ; this is encoded by the coding sequence TATTTGGAGATCGGGTGGCTCTGGCAGATGAGGGTGGCAGCTCTGTCTTGATTCGGCAGGGATTTAACCAGGCGATCGGGACGGATTCGCAAAGCCTTCTCAATAGCTACCAGAACCAGATTTATGACATGGTTGTTGGTCAAAACTTGAAGCAGGCTCCACAAGGAAGCGATGTTCGCAGTCAGGCAACCGAAAACACGCTGAATACGCTCAATCGGCTGGATGGACAACGCAAGGGACAGTTAATTAAATTCTTGCTGGAGTCTAATCTAATCAGCAGCGAGGAAGCGGTGATTTTGCTGTCGGGTGCAGACTTGAGCAACAGTGATTTGAGCGGCGCAAACCTTGCTAAAACCGATCTCAGTGGGGCAGATTTGAGCAATGCCAAACTAAGCCGCACGAACTTCAGTGATGCCAAGCTATTTCGAGTTAATTTTGGTCGTGCCGATCTCAACTTTTCAAACCTCAGCAACACCGAACTATTTCGCAGCAATTTTACGAATGCCAAGCTCTTCTTTTCAAACTTGAGCAGTGCTGATTTGAATGGTGCAGACTTAACTTCTGCTGATCTATTTCTGGCAAATTTGAAGGGGACAAATCTCAACAATACGAATTTAACGAATGCAAGTTTGTCCTATGCGAATCTGACCGAAGCGGATTTAGGGTTTGCTACTTTAAGCGGCGCAAATCTCTCTTTCTCAACTCTGGTAAAAGCTTCTCTTAAAGGAGCAAATTTGAGCAGCGCAAACTTGCAGAATGCCGACTTGAGCAATGCTGATTTGAGCGGCTCTAGCTTGCAGGGAGCGAACTTGAGCGGCGTAAATTTAAAGGGTGCTGATTTGTCAGGGACAGATTTAAGTGGGGCGAAATTTTCAAAGACAATCATGCCAGACGGAACGGTTCGTAACCAATAA